CAACGCGGTGCTCATGCGCGGCATCAACGACACGGGTGCGGCCGATCTGCTGGAGTGGTGCATCACCCGCGGCTACCAGCTGCGCTTCATCGAACAGATGCCGCTGGACGCCGACCACAACTGGGCACGGCGCAACCTCGTCTCCGGTGCGGAGGTGCGGGAGCGGCTCTCGCAGCGCTACGACCTGTCGGTGGATCCGGTGCCGCGTGGGTCGGCCCCGGCGCAGCTGTGGGAGGTGCGGGCGAAGGATTCCGCGCCCGATTCCCCGGTGCTCGGCAAGGTCGGGGTGATCGCCTCGGTGACCGAGTCCTTCTGTGCGGCGTGCTCGCGTACCCGCATCACCGCCGACGGCAAGGTGCGCAGCTGCCTGTTCTCCCAGGAGGAGACCGACCTGCTGTCGGTGCTGCGCTCGGGTGCCTCCGACGACGAGGTGGCCGAGGTGTGGGCCGGGGCGATGTGGAACAAGCCGCGCGCCTACGGTTCCGACGAGGTCACGCTGAACGATCCGGAGTACGTGCAGCCGGACCGGACGATGAGCGCCATCGGCGGGTAGCCGGGGGTTGGCCGGGGTCGACTGCCGGTTGCCGGTTGCCGGTTGCGCGTGGCGCCGACCGCACGCCGCGTCACGACGGATACACAACTCCCGCTTTCCGTGCCACGGTCGGGCCGAAATGTGTACCGGTCGTCACCATCTTTTCCTGTTCCGGTTGCGCGCGCCCCACGGGATCACAACACTGGACGCCATGACCTCGTACCTCCCGACCCATCTCCGCGGCATCGTCACCGAGTACATCGACGCGACGACCACCGCCGCGGACACGAACCAGTCCGCCGCACTCACCCTCGACGATGACGCGCACCTCATCGACGCCCATCTGACGGGCAACTGGGACGACGACGACCGGGAGCACAGCCGCAACGCGCACCAGACGATCCGCACACTGCTGGAGACCACGTCGCCGGACGAGCTCGCCCCGGTGCGCGACGAACTGTCCCTCGCCGCCGAGCATCTGCTGGGCCACGCGGGGTAGGTGTCCTTCCCGGCGACCCCACGATCCCCACAGCGCCCCGACATCGTCACCGATTCCGGACGCCGTGGGCTGGCGGGAGTGAAAACGGTGACGATCTCGGGGCGCAGGCGGTCTCAGCGGCGGCCGGCCTCAGTCCCGACAGTCACCTGCCCCCGACGGATTCCGTCGGGGGGCAGGTGCTTTTCTGAGACAGCGGGGGGATGTCAGAGGTGGAGCCCGTCGGCCATCCCGGCGATGTCACCGCGGCGGTCGTGGAAGCCCGCGCTGCCGCCGTTGCTGTTCACGTAGTCCTGGAACATGTCGGTGGCCCCGCCGGAACCGGCGACGTCGAAGAGATCGAGCTCGAAATTCACGAGGTTGATCCAGGGCGGCACGATGAAGTCGATGAAGGCGTTGTACAGCTCGATCATGGGGTGGCATTCCTCTTTTCCGGGGGTGATGTCAGGTGAGAAGAGTAGCAGGGGACGCCCCACCCCCACCCGGGAATGCAGAAACCCCGCACAGAAAACCGCCCGTCCCCGCAGGTGGGACAGGCGGCGCGCCGGTTGAACCGTCCGCCCCAGTACTCGCCGGGCCCGACCGCCCCGCCCAGCTCTCCCGGCCGTCCAGCTCTCCCGGTCTGCCCTAGACGCCCAGGACGCCCGGGACACCCAGGACACCCGAGTCGCCCGGGACGCCCGAGACCATGCCCCGCCCCCGCCTGCCATCAGTTCGTGCAGCGTGCCTTCAGTCCGGGGCACCCCAGGCCGGGAAATCGACCCGGACCGAAGGCAGCGGACACAAAGTGAAGGCGCCCGGCCCAGACCGAAGGCACCGCAGCGTCCGAGTCCCCCGTTCAGGCCCCGAGTCCGGTCGAGTCCCCTGCCGGCAGCGCAACTGGGTTACGTCCTCTAGCGTGGTGTATCTGTAACTGCCGGTGACCGCCCGTCCACGACGACGGCGACCACCGCAGGTACCTTTCGACTCAACTCCTACATATCCTCGAAAGGGACTCCACGATGGTCACCAGCCCTCATCATATCGACCCGTCAACCTACCTCGACGAACTGCTCACCCAGGCCTCCCCGGACCTGATGCGCCAGATGCTGCAGAGCTTCATCAACCAGATCCTGTCCACCCAGGCCGATCAGGTCTGCGGCGCGGACTACGCCACCACCAGCGAGTCCCGCACCAACACCCGCAACGGTTACCGTCACCGCGACCTCGACACCCGTGTCGGCACCGTCGACGTCGCCGTTCCCAAGCTCCGCTCCGGGTCGTTCTTCCCCGACTGGCTGCTGGAACGACGAAGCCGGGCCGAGCGAGCTTTGAGCACCGTCATCGCGACCTGCTACCTCAAGGGTGTCTCCACCCGAAGAATGAACGACCTGGTCGCCAGCCTGGGGATCACCAACCTGTCGAAGTCCCAGGTGTCCGAAATGGCCAGGGACCTTGACTCCATGGTTGAGGATTTCCGCCACCGCCCACTCGACACTGGGCCGTACCTGTACGTGTCCTGCGATGCGCTGACGATGAAAGTCCGCGAAGGCGGTCGGGTCGTGAAGACGTCGGTGCTGCTGGCGACCGGGGTCAACGCGGAAGGTTACCGGGAGTTATTGGGCATGCAGGTCGCCACGGCAGAGTCCGTGGCCTCCTGGACCGGCTTCTTCCGCGACCTGAAGGCCCGCGGACTGGACCAGGTGTTCCTGGTCACCAGTGATGCGCACCTGGGTATCCAGCACGCGATCGGTGAGGTCCTGCCGAACGCGTCGTGGCAGCGCTGCCGGACGCATTTCGCCAAGAACCTGTCGTCCATGGTGTCCAAGACCCAGTGGCCGACGTTGTCGGCGATGTTCCAGACGATCTTCCAGCAGCCTGATGCTGCCGCGGTGTGGGACCAGGCCCGTGAGGTCGTCAGCTTCTGTCAGAGCAAGTTCCCGCATGTCGCCGACTACCTCGAGGAAGCTCTCGACGAGCTGTTGGCGTTCACCAACACGCCGAAGGCGGTGTGGACCAAGGTCTGGTCCAACAACCCCACCGAGCGGCTGAACCGGGAGATCCGCCGGCGTACCGATGTCGTGGGGATCTTCCCTAACCGCGATGCGGTGGTCCGTCTGGTCGGGGCAGTGCTCGCAGAGCAGCATGATGACTGGATCCAGCAGAAGCGGTACATGTCGCTGACGAGTCTGGAGCATACCCGGACGGTGATAGGCGCCAACGTCATCGACGTCGACGGCGACGACCGGGTGCAGGAGGCAGCATGAGCGGAGCCCGTTATCAGGCCCGTGATGGTCCTTGACCTGGTGTCACGCGCTTTTGTTTCAGCGGAAGGGAGATACACCACTTCCCCGGACTTGACCGCGCAACTGTCATTGCGCCCTCTTTGCCAGGCTGTGTGTGAGTCACTCCGACTCCCGCACAGAAAGGAGTCCCCGGCGATGAGCATCGCACCGGGCTACACCAACGACCAGATCCGCGAGTTCGTCTACGAATACGACCGGCAGCCCCACGGCACGAAGGCCACATGGCTGGCAGGAACGGAAGTGTCCCGCGGCGTTCTCCGCCGATGGCGCTCCGCGGTCTACGACGGGGACATCGACAAAGGACTGGTACCCAGGGACAGTGATGGGGTGAAATCCTCCAATTCCCAACGCCGGGCCGTCGCAAGTCGGCAGGACACCGAAGCTCGTCGTATCGCCGAGCTGGAAAAACAGGTCGCCGAACTGAAGTCGTCCAACTCCAAACTGGAGGCGACCAACGATGCACTGGGAAAAGCTATCGGGCTCTTGCACGACTTGAACGCGCACGGGCCCGACGACAACCCGGATCAGACCAGGCCCTCCGATTCCTGAGGATCGACAATGACCTGGTCAACGAGCTGAAACGCCCGGAATACCTCGGATCTCTGCGCAAGGCACTGAACCTGGTCGACCTGGCCCGGTCAACGTGGCACTACCGTCACCAGCCCCGTACCACGGTCGCTGATCCGGTCCACCAGGCCGACCGGGCCTACGAGTCACGCATCGACCTGGCAGACCGGGCGGTCATCGCCGCATTGATCCAGTTGGCCTGGGCGGCCGGCAATTCGGTGGACTACGCGTTCGCCACCGCGTGGGACGCCGGGATCATGATCGCGTCGAAGCGGTCCTGGTGGCGCATCGCCGGTGACCTGGACCAGGCCACCCGCCCGGTTGCCCCGACGAGGGGCACCGGCACGTCGAAGAAGCGGCCCACACCGGTGGTGGTCGCCACCGGCCCGAACCAGGTGTGGAGTTGGGACATCACGGATCTGAAGTCGCCGTACGCCCGGAAGACGTTCAAAGCGTACTCGGTGATCGACATCTACTCGCGGATGATCATCGCCTGGCGGGTCGCCGACCGCGAGGACAAGTCTCTGGTCAACGAGATGTTCTCCCAGGCGATCGAGGCCTACGGACCTCCCGGGGTCGTGCACGCTGACAACGGGACGGTGATGAAGTCCAACGACCTGAAGAACCTGGGTCAAGTCCGGGGAAGTGGTGTATCTCCCTTCCGCTGAAACAAAAGCGCGTGACACCAGGTCAAGGACCATCACGGGCCTGATAACGGGCTCCGCTCATGCTGCCTCCTGCACCCGGTCGTCGCCGTCGACGTCGATGACGTTGGCGCCTATCACCGTCCGGGTATGCTCCAGACTCGTCAGCGACATGTACCGCTTCTGCTGGATCCAGTCATCATGCTGCTCTGCGAGCACTGCCCCGACCAGACGGACCACCGCATCGCGGTTAGGGAAGATCCCCACGACATCGGTACGCCGGCGGATCTCCCGGTTCAGCCGCTCGGTGGGGTTGTTGGACCAGACCTTGGTCCACACCGCCTTCGGCGTGTTGGTGAACGCCAACAGCTCGTCGAGAGCTTCCTCGAGGTAGTCGGCGACATGCGGGAACTTGCTCTGACAGAAGCTGACGACCTCACGGGCCTGGTCCCACACCGCGGCAGCATCAGGCTGCTGGAAGATCGTCTGGAACATCGCCGACAACGTCGGCCACTGGGTCTTGGACACCATGGACGACAGGTTCTTGGCGAAATGCGTCCGGCAGCGCTGCCACGACGCGTTCGGCAGGACCTCACCGATCGCGTGCTGGATACCCAGGTGCGCATCACTGGTGACCAGGAACACCTGGTCCAGTCCGCGGGCCTTCAGGTCGCGGAAGAAGCCGGTCCAGGAGGCCACGGACTCTGCCGTGGCGACCTGCATGCCCAATAACTCCCGGTAACCTTCCGCGTTGACCCCGGTCGCCAGCAGCACCGACGTCTTCACGACCCGACCGCCTTCGCGGACTTTCATCGTCAGCGCATCGCAGGACACGTACAGGTACGGCCCAGTGTCGAGTGGGCGGTGGCGGAAATCCTCAACCATGGAGTCAAGGTCCCTGGCCATTTCGGACACCTGGGACTTCGACAGGTTGGTGATCCCCAGGCTGGCGACCAGGTCGTTCATTCTTCGGGTGGAGACACCCTTGAGGTAGCAGGTCGCGATGACGGTGCTCAAAGCTCGCTCGGCCCGGCTTCGTCGTTCCAGCAGCCAGTCGGGGAAGAACGACCCGGAGCGGAGCTTGGGAACGGCGACGTCGACGGTGCCGACACGGGTGTCGAGGTCGCGGTGACGGTAACCGTTGCGGGTGTTGGTGCGGGACTCGCTGGTGGTGGCGTAGTCCGCGCCGCAGACCTGATCGGCCTGGGTGGACAGGATCTGGTTGATGAAGCTCTGCAGCATCTGGCGCATCAGGTCCGGGGAGGCCTGGGTGAGCAGTTCGTCGAGGTAGGTTGACGGGTCGATATGATGAGGGCTGGTGACCATCGTGGAGTCCCTTTCGAGGATATGTAGGAGTTGAGTCGAAAGGTACCTGCGGTGGTCGCCGTCGTCGTGGACGGGCGGTCACCGGCAGTTACAGATACACCACGCTAGAGGACGTAACCAGAACCTGCTCAGTGACCATGGTGTGCAGATGAGTCACAACCGGCCGTACGTGTCCAACGACAATCCGTACTCCGAGTCAGAGTTCCGAACGATGAAGTACCGGCCGGACTACCCGGGCGTCTTCGACTCACTCGAGGATGCCCGGACGTTCCTGCGGTCGTATGTGCCCTGGTACAACACCTGCCACAAGCACTCGGGAGTTGCGTTGTTCAGCCCGCAGGATGTCTTCGACGGGACGTGGAAGACCAAACACCAGCGCCGGGATGATGCACTGCAACGCTACTTCGACCGGCATCCGGAGCGGTTCCGTGGCAGGCCGAGGACCCGGAAGCCGGCGGAGGTCGTCGGCATCAATCACAGGCAGGAAGCAACGGTTTAGGGTCGGGTGACTCCACACAGCTTGACAGCGAGCGGCGGCAGGCCAAAACAGCGTCTGAAACGGCCCAGGACGCTGTTTTGGCCTGCCAGCTGACTGTTTGGCCTGCCAGCCGGGTGCATGGCCTGCCATCTCGACGCTTGGTCTGCCGGCTGAACACATGGCCTGCCGCGTGAGCAGCTGGCCTGCCGGCTGACTGTCTGGACTGCAGCCGGGAGATACTGCACTCGCCAGCACCGCTCACGGGGCTCAGGCGGTGACAGAGAGGTAAGTATCCGGCGTTCACCGCCCGCCGATGCCCCATACACTGCCCCATACACTGCCCCTCACAGCGCCCCCTACTTCGCCACACAGTGCCCCCGGATACACCACTCCCCAGCACCGCGGGCGAACCCGGAACCGGTACTGGGGAGTGGTCGAACTGCTGGAACTGCCACACAGTCAGGCGCACGGCACCCCGGCGACCCGAAAGTCGAAGTGGGCACCGAAAGCACAGCCACCACACCGACCCGGAGGCCGGCGCAGTCGCCGCGAACTGACTAGTTGCTGCTCTCCGCCGTCTTGAACGGGAAGCCGAGCTGCTTGAGCAGGGCGCGGCCTTCGTCGTTGTTGGTGGCGGTGGTCACCACGGTGATGTTCATGCCGCGGGGACGGTCGATCGAGTCGACGTCGATCTCGTAGAACATGGACTGCTCGGAGAGACCGAAGGTGTAGTTGCCGTGGCCGTCGAACTGCTGGTCGGAGAGACCCCGGAAGTCGCGGATTCGCGGCAGGGCCACGGTCAGCAGACGGTCCAGGAACTCCCACATGCGGTCGCCACGCAGGGTGACGCGGGCGCCGATGGGCATGCCCTCACGCAGCTTGAAGTTCGAGATGGCCTTCTTGGCGGTGCGGATCTGCGGCTTCTGACCGGTGATGAGGGTCAGGTCCTTGATGGCACCGTTGATCAGCTTGGAGTCGCGGGCAGCCTCGCCGACACCCATGTTGACGACAACCTTGGTGACGCCGGGGATCTGCATGACGTTCTTGAACTCGAACTCGGCGTTCAGCGCGTCGCGGATCTCGGACTTGTAGCGGGCCTTGAGGCGCGGAGTGTAGTTGTCGCTCATTAGATGTCCTTCCCGTTACGACGCGAGACGCGGATCTTCTTGCCGTCCTCGTCGAAGCGGTAGCCGACGCGGGTCGGGTTACCGTCGGAGTCCAGGACCATCACGTTGGAGACGTGGATGGGGGCTTCCTGGGTGACGATGCCACCGGACTCGGCGCCACGCTCGGGGGCGGAGTTGGCGACGTGCTTCTTGATGCGGTTGACGCCTTCGACGAGAACCTTGTCGCGGGCCGGGTAGGCCTCGATGACGCGGCCCTTGGCACCCTTGTCGGGGCCGGAGATGACGAGGACGGTATCGCCCTTACGGATCTTCATGGACTAGATCACCTCCGGGGCGAGAGAAACGATGCGCATGAAGCGCTTGTCGCGCAGCTCGCGGGCGACCGGCCCGAAGATGCGGGTACCGCGGGGGTCGCGGTTGTCGGCGCCCTTGATCAGGACGGCGGCGTTCTCGTCGAACTTGATGTAGGAGCCGTCCGGACGACGGGTCTCCTTCTTGGTGCGCACGACGACGGCCTTGACGATGTCGCCGGCCTTGACGGTGCCACCGGGGGTGGCGTCCTTCACGGTGCCGACGACGATGTCACCGATACCGCCGGCCCGTCGCACGGATCCGCCGAGCACGCGGATGACCAGGATTTCCCGGGCACCGGTGTTGTCGGCGACCCGCAGACGCGATTCCTGCTGAATCACTGGAGTCTCCTTGTAGACCTAGTAGTTCTGCGTGCGTGGGATTACCGACCCTCACGCACATGGTCTGTGCCGTCGCGGCCGGCGTGCCGGGCACTCTGAGGTGCGCGGCGGCGCGTGACCGTACGGACAACCGCCCCAGTATCACACGGCAGGACGCCGTGCCCCAAATCCACGTGAACCGGGGTGGACAGCAGGTGTGACGCCGCGTTACACCGTGGTGTTTTTCACCCCCGAAAGTGGTAGTGATTCAGGTCACCCTTCCATTGTCTTGTTAGGCATTGTTAAGGTCGCTCAGGAAACATCATCTACCTGAGAGGGTCCCTCATGACCATCAAGAAGAGCCTCGTTGCCCTGGGCACCGCCGCCACTGTCGCCATCGCCGGTACCGGCATCGCCAACGCCGCCGAGACCCCGGGCGGCGGAAACGAGATGGGAGACGGCTCCACCGCCGGCTCCGCTTACCTCGAGCAGAACGCTGACATCTTCGGTTCCATGGCCCCGACCTCCGGCGTCGGCGACAAGGACCCGGCCCCGCTGGGCTCCTTCGACGGCGACGGCAAGTTCGACTACGGCAAGGCCACCGAAGCCCTCGTCGGCCTCGCCGTCGGTGCCGGCGCCATCACCACGATCGCCGGTGCCTACTCGGCCGTCGTCAAGGCCTCGGACACCTTCCAGGGCACCGTCGACGACACGATCGCCTTCCTGCAGAGCCAGGGCATCCTCTAACACAGGACCCCCGCCTGCGCAGCACTCGCGCTGCGCTATGCAGCACATCAGCTGCATGTAACCCCGGACTCAGTCCGGGGTTATTTTTATACCCATTTAGTGATTTCGGCACCCGCACCGCTGTTTCCCCAGGCCACAGTGCAGAAACCACCTCGAAACCCCCGATTTCGGCCGACAGCACCCGTCACCAGCACCGGGCGATACTCTCAGCAACCTCGGTCCCCCTCTCCCACCTGCGCAGACACCTCCAGAAATCGGCGAAAACCGGCTCTATTCAGGGGCGCGCTCTCTCAGAATCTATCTGTTGCGCGCTTCCGACCGGCGGATAGGTTGATGGATGTCCATTTCCCCTCACGACCCTCACGAGGAAAAGCCATGACCATGAAGAAGACCCTGCTCGCACTCGGTACCGCCGGAATCGTCACCATCGCCGGAACGGGTATCGCCAACGCCGAGACCCCGGAGACCGCCGACACCACCACCCCGCCGACCCAGGGCTCCGCCGATGCCTCCGCCGACCGCGATGTCTTCGGCTCCGTCACCGGTGCCGACGCCCTCGGTTCCTGGACCGACGGTCAGTTCGACTACGGCAAGGCCACCGACGCACTGGTGTCCCTCGCCGTCGGCGGCGCCGCCATCACCACGATCGCCGGTGCCTACAACGCCGTCGTCGGCGCCTCCGACACCTTCCAGGGCGTCGTCTCCGACACCCAGGCCTTCCTGGAGAGCCAGGGCATCCTGTAGGAACGCCGCACCGCAGGCACACTCGACCCCTGCACCTCCCCGTCCGCCCCGACCGGTCACCGGTCGGGGCGGACGTGTCGGTCCTGACGGCCGAGCATTGCACCATCCTCCCGGCGACCGTAAGGTAAACCTGTCCTGTTGCCGATGAGAAAGGGCGTCCGCCCATGAGCCCGGGGACCTCCTCCCCACCCGGAACACCCGGCCACCAGACCGGAACCTCCGGAACCCCGGCAGCGTCGGCGTCCCCGGCCACCCCGGCAACCTCAGCCGCCACGGCACCGTCAGCACCCTCAGCGACCAGGGCACTGCACCGCCGCCGACTCGGTGGCCTGGTCCTCCTCGCCGCCCTGCTCGTCATCGGCTTCATCCTCAGCCTCGCCTTCGGCTCCCGCGACATCCCCATGGACGTCCTCATCGACCGACTGAAGCAACTGCCCGGCGCCCTCGGAGACGACACAGTCACCGACCCCGACCTGCAGGTCATCGCCCAGCTGCGCTGGCCCCGCACCCTGCTCGCCATCGTCGTCGGCGCCGCCCTCGGCGTCGCCGGAGCCCTCATCCAGGGCCACACCCGCAACCCCCTGGCCGACCCCGGCATCCTCGGCATCACCTCCGGCGCCTCCCTCGCCGTCGTCATCAGCTTCGCCATCTTCGGCGTCACCGGCATCTTCGCCACCTCCGTCTGGGCCTTCGTCGGCGCGGTCCTGGCCACCGTCGCCGTCTTCGCCCTCGCCTCGGCGTCCGGCGGCACCGTCAACCCGATGACACTCATCCTCGGCGGCGCGGCGATGAACGCCGTCCTGCTGGCGATCATCTCCGGCTTCGTCCTCACCGACGACAACAACCTCGACCGGATGCGGTTCTGGACCGTCGGCTCCGTCGCCGGGCGCGACATGTCCATCTTCTGGGGCGTGATGCCCGTCATCGTCATCGGCCTGCTCCTCGCCTTCGCCACCGGACCCCAGCTCAACCTGCTGAACCTCGGCGACGACGTCGCCACCGGCCTCGGAGTGAACACCCGGCTCGCCCGGATGCTCGGCATGGCCGTCATCGCCCTGCTCGCCGCCGCAGCCACCGCCGCCGCCGGCCCCATCTCCTTCCTCGGACTGCTCATCCCCCACCTCGTGCGCTCCCTCACCGGCCCCGACTACCGCTGGATCCTGCCGTACTCCGCCCTCGCCGGCGCCGTCCTGCTCATCTACGCCGACGTCCTCGGCCGCGTCATCGCCCGCCCCGGTGAACTCGAGGTCGGCATCGTCCTCGCCTTCGTCGGCGCCCCACTGTTCATCTGGATGCTCGCCCGACGCAAGGTGGTGGAACTGTGACCGGCCTCTACCGACGGTTCACCGACGCCTACGTGACCGACAGCGGCGTCCCCGGGCGTCCCGCCTTCCGCATCGGACGCCTGTCCACGGTGTGGCGGCCCCGCCAGTTCCTCGTCACCGTCGGCCTCATCGTCCTCGGGGTGTTCCTGTTCGCCCTGTCCATCGGACTCGGCGACTACCCCCTCAGCCCCTGGCGCGTGCTCGAGATCGTCTTCACCAACGGCGGCACCCGCATCGAGCACCTCGTCGTCTTCGAGTGGCGCATGCCCCGCACCGTCACCGGCATCCTCGTCGGCTCCGCCCTGGGCGTCTCCGGCGCACTGACCCAGTCCGTCACCCGCAACGCCCTGGCCAGCCCCGACATCCTCGGCATCACCACCGGCGCCTCCGCCATGGCCGTCACCATCATCGTCCTCGGCGGCGGCGCCGGCGGATTCATGGGCTGGCTCGCCGGCGTCGGCATCCCGGTCGCCACCCTCATCGGCGGACTGCTCACCGGCGTGGTCATCTGGCTGCTCGCCTACCGGCGCGGCATGGACCCCTTCCGCCTGGTCCTCTCCGGCATCATCATCTCCGCCCTGCTGACCGCCTACATCAACTTCCTCATGACCCGCGCCGACCTGCAGGACGCCTCGCAGGCCCAGATGTGGCTCTCCGGCTCCCTCAACAACGCCGACTGGGGCAAGGCACTCCCGGTCATCGTCATCATCCTCGTGCTCACCCCGCTGTTCGTGTGGATCGCCTTCCAGCTCCTCGCCAACGCCCTCGGCGTGGACGTCGCCAAGGCCCTCGGCCAGAACGTCACCCTCGTCCAGGGACTGCTGCTGGTCATGTCCGTCGTCCTCGCCGCCGTCGCCGTCTCCGCCGCCGGCCCCATCGGCTTCGTCGCCTTCGTCTCACCCCAGGTCGCCCGCCTGCTGTGCGGACGCCCCACCCCGCCCCTCATCGCCTCCGGCCTGTTCGGTGCCTGCCTCCTGCTCGGCGCCGACATCGTCACCCAGTCCCTGCTGCCCGTCGAACTGCCCGTCGGACTGCTGACCTCCGCCGTCGGCGGCGTGTTCCTCATCTACCTCCTCGTCAAGGCCAACCGG
This is a stretch of genomic DNA from Corynebacterium nuruki S6-4. It encodes these proteins:
- a CDS encoding FecCD family ABC transporter permease — its product is MTGLYRRFTDAYVTDSGVPGRPAFRIGRLSTVWRPRQFLVTVGLIVLGVFLFALSIGLGDYPLSPWRVLEIVFTNGGTRIEHLVVFEWRMPRTVTGILVGSALGVSGALTQSVTRNALASPDILGITTGASAMAVTIIVLGGGAGGFMGWLAGVGIPVATLIGGLLTGVVIWLLAYRRGMDPFRLVLSGIIISALLTAYINFLMTRADLQDASQAQMWLSGSLNNADWGKALPVIVIILVLTPLFVWIAFQLLANALGVDVAKALGQNVTLVQGLLLVMSVVLAAVAVSAAGPIGFVAFVSPQVARLLCGRPTPPLIASGLFGACLLLGADIVTQSLLPVELPVGLLTSAVGGVFLIYLLVKANRKTTTP
- the rplE gene encoding 50S ribosomal protein L5, with amino-acid sequence MSDNYTPRLKARYKSEIRDALNAEFEFKNVMQIPGVTKVVVNMGVGEAARDSKLINGAIKDLTLITGQKPQIRTAKKAISNFKLREGMPIGARVTLRGDRMWEFLDRLLTVALPRIRDFRGLSDQQFDGHGNYTFGLSEQSMFYEIDVDSIDRPRGMNITVVTTATNNDEGRALLKQLGFPFKTAESSN
- a CDS encoding FecCD family ABC transporter permease: MSPGTSSPPGTPGHQTGTSGTPAASASPATPATSAATAPSAPSATRALHRRRLGGLVLLAALLVIGFILSLAFGSRDIPMDVLIDRLKQLPGALGDDTVTDPDLQVIAQLRWPRTLLAIVVGAALGVAGALIQGHTRNPLADPGILGITSGASLAVVISFAIFGVTGIFATSVWAFVGAVLATVAVFALASASGGTVNPMTLILGGAAMNAVLLAIISGFVLTDDNNLDRMRFWTVGSVAGRDMSIFWGVMPVIVIGLLLAFATGPQLNLLNLGDDVATGLGVNTRLARMLGMAVIALLAAAATAAAGPISFLGLLIPHLVRSLTGPDYRWILPYSALAGAVLLIYADVLGRVIARPGELEVGIVLAFVGAPLFIWMLARRKVVEL
- a CDS encoding IS256 family transposase, with amino-acid sequence MVTSPHHIDPSTYLDELLTQASPDLMRQMLQSFINQILSTQADQVCGADYATTSESRTNTRNGYRHRDLDTRVGTVDVAVPKLRSGSFFPDWLLERRSRAERALSTVIATCYLKGVSTRRMNDLVASLGITNLSKSQVSEMARDLDSMVEDFRHRPLDTGPYLYVSCDALTMKVREGGRVVKTSVLLATGVNAEGYRELLGMQVATAESVASWTGFFRDLKARGLDQVFLVTSDAHLGIQHAIGEVLPNASWQRCRTHFAKNLSSMVSKTQWPTLSAMFQTIFQQPDAAAVWDQAREVVSFCQSKFPHVADYLEEALDELLAFTNTPKAVWTKVWSNNPTERLNREIRRRTDVVGIFPNRDAVVRLVGAVLAEQHDDWIQQKRYMSLTSLEHTRTVIGANVIDVDGDDRVQEAA
- a CDS encoding DDE-type integrase/transposase/recombinase, whose amino-acid sequence is MAWAAGNSVDYAFATAWDAGIMIASKRSWWRIAGDLDQATRPVAPTRGTGTSKKRPTPVVVATGPNQVWSWDITDLKSPYARKTFKAYSVIDIYSRMIIAWRVADREDKSLVNEMFSQAIEAYGPPGVVHADNGTVMKSNDLKNLGQVRGSGVSPFR
- the moaA gene encoding GTP 3',8-cyclase MoaA: MTALLPTPTRTLADRWGRVADDLRISLIDKCNLRCTYCMPAEGMVWLKKNELLTAEEAVRIADLGVRLFGVRDVRFTGGEPLVRQDLADIIAGVRKLHPEVPISITTNGINLDKRIDSLVEAGLTRVNVSLDTVDRETFKKLTRRDRLPQVIRGLEAAKASGLEPVKVNAVLMRGINDTGAADLLEWCITRGYQLRFIEQMPLDADHNWARRNLVSGAEVRERLSQRYDLSVDPVPRGSAPAQLWEVRAKDSAPDSPVLGKVGVIASVTESFCAACSRTRITADGKVRSCLFSQEETDLLSVLRSGASDDEVAEVWAGAMWNKPRAYGSDEVTLNDPEYVQPDRTMSAIGG
- the rplN gene encoding 50S ribosomal protein L14; this encodes MIQQESRLRVADNTGAREILVIRVLGGSVRRAGGIGDIVVGTVKDATPGGTVKAGDIVKAVVVRTKKETRRPDGSYIKFDENAAVLIKGADNRDPRGTRIFGPVARELRDKRFMRIVSLAPEVI
- the rplX gene encoding 50S ribosomal protein L24 — encoded protein: MKIRKGDTVLVISGPDKGAKGRVIEAYPARDKVLVEGVNRIKKHVANSAPERGAESGGIVTQEAPIHVSNVMVLDSDGNPTRVGYRFDEDGKKIRVSRRNGKDI
- a CDS encoding integrase core domain-containing protein, with translation MSHNRPYVSNDNPYSESEFRTMKYRPDYPGVFDSLEDARTFLRSYVPWYNTCHKHSGVALFSPQDVFDGTWKTKHQRRDDALQRYFDRHPERFRGRPRTRKPAEVVGINHRQEATV